In the genome of Phlebotomus papatasi isolate M1 chromosome 2, Ppap_2.1, whole genome shotgun sequence, one region contains:
- the LOC129800650 gene encoding protein boule isoform X3 yields MAAPNSQLDTQLSTAPKYGTLIPNRIFVGGISGDTTESELCRVFSAYGNVKSTKIIVDRAGVSKGYGFVTFETEQEAQRLQSDGECVVLRDRKLNIAPAIKKQSVCTTNGAIYYAATPPTPMSNMPIDQFAAVYPPGVPTLYPPSMPYQPFYQYYSVPMNVPTIWPQNYQGIYPC; encoded by the exons ATGGCAGCACCTAATTCACAGCTTGACACACAGCTTTCCACTGCTCCAAAATATGGGACACTTATTCCAAATAGAATTTTCGTAGGTGGCATAAG tggAGATACCACAGAATCAGAATTATGTCGAGTATTTTCTGCCTATGGAAATGTCAAATCTAcgaaaataattgtggatcgtGCAGGTGTTAGCAAAGGTTACGGTTTTGTGACTTTTGAAACAGAACAAGAAGCGCAGCGGCTACAGAGtgat gGTGAATGTGTTGTGTTGCGTGATCGCAAACTGAACATAGCTCCTGCTATAAAGAAGCAATCTGTGTGCACAACAAATGGAGCTATTTATTATGCAGCTACACCACCAACTCCTATGAGCAATATGCCTATTGATCAATTTGCCGCTGTGTACCCTCCAG GTGTGCCAACTTTATATCCGCCATCGATGCCGTACCAACCATTTTATCAATATTACAGTGTGCCAATG AATGTTCCCACTATTTGGCCTCAAAACTACCAAG GTATCTATCCATGTTAA
- the LOC129800650 gene encoding protein boule isoform X4, whose protein sequence is MAAPNSQLDTQLSTAPKYGTLIPNRIFVGGISGDTTESELCRVFSAYGNVKSTKIIVDRAGVSKGYGFVTFETEQEAQRLQSDGECVVLRDRKLNIAPAIKKQSVCTTNGAIYYAATPPTPMSNMPIDQFAAVYPPGVPTLYPPSMPYQPFYQYYSVPMNVPTIWPQNYQE, encoded by the exons ATGGCAGCACCTAATTCACAGCTTGACACACAGCTTTCCACTGCTCCAAAATATGGGACACTTATTCCAAATAGAATTTTCGTAGGTGGCATAAG tggAGATACCACAGAATCAGAATTATGTCGAGTATTTTCTGCCTATGGAAATGTCAAATCTAcgaaaataattgtggatcgtGCAGGTGTTAGCAAAGGTTACGGTTTTGTGACTTTTGAAACAGAACAAGAAGCGCAGCGGCTACAGAGtgat gGTGAATGTGTTGTGTTGCGTGATCGCAAACTGAACATAGCTCCTGCTATAAAGAAGCAATCTGTGTGCACAACAAATGGAGCTATTTATTATGCAGCTACACCACCAACTCCTATGAGCAATATGCCTATTGATCAATTTGCCGCTGTGTACCCTCCAG GTGTGCCAACTTTATATCCGCCATCGATGCCGTACCAACCATTTTATCAATATTACAGTGTGCCAATG AATGTTCCCACTATTTGGCCTCAAAACTACCAAG AGTGA
- the LOC129800650 gene encoding protein boule isoform X2 produces MAAPNSQLDTQLSTAPKYGTLIPNRIFVGGISGDTTESELCRVFSAYGNVKSTKIIVDRAGVSKGYGFVTFETEQEAQRLQSDGECVVLRDRKLNIAPAIKKQSVCTTNGAIYYAATPPTPMSNMPIDQFAAVYPPGVPTLYPPSMPYQPFYQYYSVPMVNNNCPINVPTIWPQNYQE; encoded by the exons ATGGCAGCACCTAATTCACAGCTTGACACACAGCTTTCCACTGCTCCAAAATATGGGACACTTATTCCAAATAGAATTTTCGTAGGTGGCATAAG tggAGATACCACAGAATCAGAATTATGTCGAGTATTTTCTGCCTATGGAAATGTCAAATCTAcgaaaataattgtggatcgtGCAGGTGTTAGCAAAGGTTACGGTTTTGTGACTTTTGAAACAGAACAAGAAGCGCAGCGGCTACAGAGtgat gGTGAATGTGTTGTGTTGCGTGATCGCAAACTGAACATAGCTCCTGCTATAAAGAAGCAATCTGTGTGCACAACAAATGGAGCTATTTATTATGCAGCTACACCACCAACTCCTATGAGCAATATGCCTATTGATCAATTTGCCGCTGTGTACCCTCCAG GTGTGCCAACTTTATATCCGCCATCGATGCCGTACCAACCATTTTATCAATATTACAGTGTGCCAATGGTAAATAATAATTGTCCAATA AATGTTCCCACTATTTGGCCTCAAAACTACCAAG AGTGA
- the LOC129800650 gene encoding protein boule isoform X5 — protein sequence MAAPNSQLDTQLSTAPKYGTLIPNRIFVGGISGDTTESELCRVFSAYGNVKSTKIIVDRAGVSKGYGFVTFETEQEAQRLQSDGECVVLRDRKLNIAPAIKKQSVCTTNGAIYYAATPPTPMSNMPIDQFAAVYPPGVPTLYPPSMPYQPFYQYYSVPMQR from the exons ATGGCAGCACCTAATTCACAGCTTGACACACAGCTTTCCACTGCTCCAAAATATGGGACACTTATTCCAAATAGAATTTTCGTAGGTGGCATAAG tggAGATACCACAGAATCAGAATTATGTCGAGTATTTTCTGCCTATGGAAATGTCAAATCTAcgaaaataattgtggatcgtGCAGGTGTTAGCAAAGGTTACGGTTTTGTGACTTTTGAAACAGAACAAGAAGCGCAGCGGCTACAGAGtgat gGTGAATGTGTTGTGTTGCGTGATCGCAAACTGAACATAGCTCCTGCTATAAAGAAGCAATCTGTGTGCACAACAAATGGAGCTATTTATTATGCAGCTACACCACCAACTCCTATGAGCAATATGCCTATTGATCAATTTGCCGCTGTGTACCCTCCAG GTGTGCCAACTTTATATCCGCCATCGATGCCGTACCAACCATTTTATCAATATTACAGTGTGCCAATG CAACGCTAA
- the LOC129800650 gene encoding protein boule isoform X1 yields the protein MAAPNSQLDTQLSTAPKYGTLIPNRIFVGGISGDTTESELCRVFSAYGNVKSTKIIVDRAGVSKGYGFVTFETEQEAQRLQSDGECVVLRDRKLNIAPAIKKQSVCTTNGAIYYAATPPTPMSNMPIDQFAAVYPPGVPTLYPPSMPYQPFYQYYSVPMVNNNCPINVPTIWPQNYQGIYPC from the exons ATGGCAGCACCTAATTCACAGCTTGACACACAGCTTTCCACTGCTCCAAAATATGGGACACTTATTCCAAATAGAATTTTCGTAGGTGGCATAAG tggAGATACCACAGAATCAGAATTATGTCGAGTATTTTCTGCCTATGGAAATGTCAAATCTAcgaaaataattgtggatcgtGCAGGTGTTAGCAAAGGTTACGGTTTTGTGACTTTTGAAACAGAACAAGAAGCGCAGCGGCTACAGAGtgat gGTGAATGTGTTGTGTTGCGTGATCGCAAACTGAACATAGCTCCTGCTATAAAGAAGCAATCTGTGTGCACAACAAATGGAGCTATTTATTATGCAGCTACACCACCAACTCCTATGAGCAATATGCCTATTGATCAATTTGCCGCTGTGTACCCTCCAG GTGTGCCAACTTTATATCCGCCATCGATGCCGTACCAACCATTTTATCAATATTACAGTGTGCCAATGGTAAATAATAATTGTCCAATA AATGTTCCCACTATTTGGCCTCAAAACTACCAAG GTATCTATCCATGTTAA